One Bacillota bacterium genomic window carries:
- a CDS encoding ferritin-like domain-containing protein codes for MPQDLQRILTLLNGDLAWEYAALVQYVQHASMLTGPQYVAVIKELLQHAQQEHEHAVILSDLIQYLGGIPTVEVSQRQTSLDNVEMLRQDLQLEYDALSRYLQRIKQLEDLGLYDSAQKIRNIAVVEQEHAIDLEKALGIRKG; via the coding sequence ATGCCTCAAGACCTGCAGCGCATACTGACCTTGCTGAATGGAGACCTGGCCTGGGAGTACGCGGCTCTGGTCCAGTACGTCCAGCATGCCAGCATGCTCACCGGACCGCAATACGTGGCGGTCATAAAGGAGCTGCTGCAACACGCCCAGCAGGAGCACGAGCACGCCGTGATCCTCAGCGACCTGATCCAGTATCTGGGCGGCATACCCACAGTCGAGGTTTCCCAGAGACAAACGTCCCTGGACAACGTGGAAATGCTGCGCCAGGACCTGCAACTCGAGTACGATGCCCTCAGCAGGTATCTGCAGCGGATCAAACAACTGGAGGATCTGGGCCTTTACGACTCGGCCCAGAAGATCAGGAACATCGCCGTGGTGGAGCAAGAACACGCCATCGATCTCGAGAAGGCTCTCGGCATCCGCAAGGGGTGA
- a CDS encoding superoxide dismutase yields MLPPLPYSYDALEPYISATTLRIHHDRHHLSYVRGLNRAELALVAARESGDFSLVKHWERELAFHGSGHILHSVYWTNMSPRGGGRPEGLLAAEINRAFGNFLAFRAQFTAAAEQAEGSGWAILVWQPYWRRLEILTAEKHQDLTQWGGIPVLVTDVWEHAYYLDYQNRRGDYVAAWWNVVNWADVDRRLVAAMNDMSVL; encoded by the coding sequence GTGCTTCCACCGCTGCCCTACTCCTACGATGCCCTGGAGCCGTATATCAGCGCCACCACGCTCCGTATTCACCATGACCGCCATCACCTCAGTTATGTAAGAGGGCTGAATCGGGCGGAACTGGCCCTGGTGGCGGCCCGTGAGTCCGGCGACTTCAGCCTCGTCAAGCACTGGGAGCGGGAACTGGCATTTCACGGGTCAGGCCATATCCTGCACAGCGTCTACTGGACCAACATGAGTCCGCGCGGCGGAGGCAGGCCGGAGGGGCTGCTGGCCGCGGAAATCAACCGGGCCTTCGGGAACTTCCTCGCCTTCCGCGCCCAGTTCACGGCGGCAGCCGAACAGGCCGAAGGCTCGGGATGGGCGATCCTCGTGTGGCAGCCTTACTGGCGTCGGCTGGAGATCCTGACGGCGGAAAAGCATCAGGACCTCACCCAGTGGGGCGGCATTCCCGTGCTGGTGACCGACGTCTGGGAACACGCCTACTACCTGGACTATCAGAACCGCCGGGGTGATTACGTCGCGGCCTGGTGGAACGTCGTCAACTGGGCGGATGTGGACCGGCGCCTGGTGGCAGCCATGAACGACATGAGTGTCCTCTGA
- a CDS encoding class II fructose-bisphosphate aldolase: MPLVTLREVLRPAAAQGYAVGAFNANNLEYVQAIVSAAVAERSPVIVQASQGAIRHAGLAHITEMVKVAAREAPVPVVLHLDHGRDLDLVRECIRAGFTSVMFDGSALPLEENMRLTRQVVDWARAAGVSAEGELGRVPRVGVTEEAVRALMTDPDEAARFVRETGIDALAVAVGSVHQMTRQQAVLDVDRVEAIRRVTGVPLVLHGSSGVADDSLRDGIRAGICKVNFATSLNVAFKHGLAQAMAEDPAGVDPRPYLARARDEVAAVVREKIRLLGCSGRA; this comes from the coding sequence GTGCCGCTGGTGACACTACGGGAAGTGCTCCGACCGGCTGCCGCGCAGGGTTACGCCGTGGGGGCATTCAACGCCAATAACCTGGAGTACGTGCAGGCCATCGTCTCGGCCGCCGTGGCCGAGCGGTCTCCGGTGATAGTTCAGGCCAGTCAGGGTGCTATCCGTCACGCCGGGCTGGCGCACATTACCGAAATGGTGAAGGTGGCGGCACGGGAGGCTCCCGTCCCGGTGGTGCTACATCTCGACCATGGCCGCGACCTTGACCTGGTGCGGGAGTGCATCAGGGCCGGGTTCACCTCGGTGATGTTCGACGGGTCGGCTTTGCCGCTCGAGGAGAACATGCGGCTGACGCGACAGGTGGTGGACTGGGCCCGGGCGGCGGGAGTGTCGGCGGAAGGCGAGCTCGGCCGCGTGCCGCGGGTGGGCGTGACGGAGGAGGCAGTACGCGCCCTGATGACCGATCCCGACGAAGCCGCTCGATTCGTACGGGAGACGGGCATCGATGCGCTGGCCGTGGCCGTGGGCAGTGTCCACCAGATGACGCGACAGCAGGCGGTGCTGGACGTGGATCGCGTGGAAGCGATCCGCCGGGTAACGGGAGTGCCCCTTGTGCTCCATGGGAGCTCGGGGGTGGCGGACGACAGCCTGCGAGATGGCATCCGGGCAGGCATCTGCAAGGTCAACTTCGCCACCTCCCTCAATGTGGCGTTCAAGCACGGGCTGGCGCAGGCCATGGCGGAAGACCCGGCGGGGGTGGATCCCCGCCCGTATCTCGCCCGGGCCCGGGACGAAGTGGCTGCCGTGGTGCGCGAGAAGATCCGCCTCCTTGGCTGCTCCGGCCGGGCATAG